Proteins encoded by one window of Streptococcus suis S735:
- a CDS encoding uracil-xanthine permease family protein produces the protein MSTKANLLFDVHEKPAPLQGILLSFQHVFAMFGATILVPLILGMPVSVALFASGVGTLIYQVATQFKVPVYLGSSFAYISAMALAIKEMGGDVSAAQTGILFVGLIYVLIAALVKVIGTKWIDTLLPPIVIGPMIIVIGLGLANSAVTSAGFVADGDWKNVVVAIATFLIAAFVNTKGKGFAKIVPFLIAIIGGYVIALCLGLVDFTPVLEAAWFELPGFYLPFETGAFKSYNFYFGPEMIAILPIAVVTVAEHIGDHTVLSQICGRQFLKDPGLSRTLIGDGVATAVSAFIGGPANTTYGENTGVIGMTRIASVSVIRNAALIAIAFSFLGKFTSLISTIPSAVLGGMSILLYGVIASNGLKVLIESRVDFGQVRNLIIASSMLVLGLGGAVLNIGAITLSGTALSAIVGIILNLILPKAEKAE, from the coding sequence ATGAGTACAAAAGCCAATCTTTTGTTTGATGTCCATGAGAAACCAGCACCGCTTCAAGGGATTTTGTTGAGTTTCCAGCACGTGTTCGCTATGTTCGGAGCGACAATCTTGGTGCCACTGATTCTCGGTATGCCAGTTTCCGTGGCTCTCTTCGCATCAGGTGTCGGAACCTTGATTTACCAAGTAGCGACACAGTTTAAGGTGCCGGTTTACCTGGGATCTTCCTTCGCCTACATCTCAGCTATGGCCCTCGCCATTAAGGAAATGGGCGGCGATGTGTCAGCTGCGCAGACAGGTATTCTCTTTGTCGGTTTGATTTACGTCTTGATTGCTGCGCTTGTCAAAGTTATCGGGACCAAGTGGATTGATACCCTCTTGCCACCGATTGTTATCGGTCCTATGATTATCGTTATCGGTCTGGGTCTTGCCAACTCTGCCGTGACTTCGGCAGGCTTTGTCGCAGACGGTGACTGGAAAAACGTCGTTGTGGCGATCGCAACCTTCTTGATTGCTGCTTTTGTCAATACCAAAGGGAAAGGCTTCGCCAAGATTGTTCCCTTCTTGATTGCCATCATCGGTGGTTACGTGATTGCACTCTGTCTTGGTTTGGTTGACTTCACACCTGTTCTGGAAGCAGCTTGGTTTGAATTACCAGGTTTCTACCTACCATTTGAAACAGGTGCCTTCAAGTCGTACAATTTCTACTTCGGTCCAGAAATGATTGCTATCTTACCAATTGCTGTTGTAACAGTAGCTGAGCATATCGGTGACCACACCGTTCTCAGCCAAATCTGCGGCCGCCAGTTCTTGAAAGATCCAGGCCTCAGCCGTACCTTGATTGGTGACGGTGTGGCGACTGCCGTATCTGCCTTTATCGGTGGACCTGCTAACACGACTTATGGTGAAAATACAGGGGTTATCGGTATGACTCGCATCGCATCAGTATCCGTTATCCGTAATGCAGCCTTGATTGCCATTGCCTTCTCATTCTTGGGTAAATTTACATCCCTTATCTCTACTATTCCAAGTGCCGTACTTGGAGGCATGTCTATCTTGCTTTACGGGGTTATCGCCTCAAACGGTTTGAAAGTTTTGATTGAGAGCCGTGTTGATTTCGGTCAAGTCCGTAACCTGATTATTGCAAGCTCAATGCTGGTATTGGGTCTTGGTGGAGCAGTTCTCAACATCGGTGCCATCACCCTTTCAGGTACAGCCCTCTCAGCCATTGTAGGTATTATCCTCAATCTCATCTTGCCAAAAGCAGAAAAGGCAGAGTAA
- a CDS encoding pseudouridine synthase, with translation MRLDKFLVDCGVGSRTEVKKLLKNKQVTVNGQVETSPKQQINEKKDQIAVAGQVLSHETFVYYLLNKPKGVISATEDDHHRTVLDLLDNTARQKEVFPVGRLDIDTHGLLLLTNKGQLAHAMLSPKKHVDKLYRAQVDGIMTQEDVERFAAGIELKDFTCQPAQLTILSTDEAKQTSLVDITIREGKFHQIKRMVQACGKTVTDLQRLTMGPLRLDPKLALGEYRRLTAAELKQLEVFGVEL, from the coding sequence ATGCGATTAGATAAATTTTTAGTGGATTGCGGTGTTGGCAGTCGGACAGAAGTCAAGAAACTCCTGAAAAACAAGCAAGTCACAGTCAACGGCCAAGTAGAAACATCACCCAAACAGCAAATTAACGAAAAAAAAGACCAGATTGCAGTAGCAGGTCAGGTCCTTAGTCATGAAACCTTTGTTTACTATCTGTTAAACAAGCCTAAGGGAGTTATTTCAGCCACCGAGGATGACCACCATCGGACTGTCTTGGACCTGCTAGATAATACAGCTCGCCAGAAGGAAGTTTTTCCTGTTGGACGCTTGGACATCGATACCCACGGTCTCTTGCTTTTGACCAACAAGGGTCAGCTGGCTCATGCCATGCTTTCTCCGAAAAAGCATGTTGATAAACTCTACCGAGCACAGGTTGACGGGATCATGACCCAAGAGGATGTCGAACGATTTGCGGCAGGAATTGAGCTGAAAGACTTTACCTGTCAACCAGCCCAGTTGACCATCCTCTCTACAGATGAAGCTAAGCAGACCTCGCTCGTTGACATCACCATCCGAGAAGGGAAATTTCACCAGATCAAACGCATGGTGCAGGCTTGTGGAAAGACGGTGACAGACTTGCAACGATTGACCATGGGGCCTCTTCGCTTAGATCCAAAATTAGCGCTTGGAGAATACCGCAGGTTGACTGCTGCCGAATTAAAGCAATTAGAAGTCTTTGGTGTGGAATTATAG
- a CDS encoding GNAT family N-acetyltransferase produces MDYFYIMPLPQDLALEIANQWRYQPPLDAYTISANPEIYAVMISPEARGDRFFAVIRNAALMGYFCIDQDGETVDIRLGMKPSLTGQGNGRAFYQAIEDYLVEHVQPASIKLTVASSHQVAQKLFHALGFTEIEKQAEYIKMEKKLVCD; encoded by the coding sequence ATGGATTATTTTTACATCATGCCCCTGCCCCAGGATCTGGCATTGGAAATTGCTAACCAATGGCGCTATCAACCACCTTTGGATGCCTATACGATTAGTGCAAACCCCGAGATTTATGCTGTGATGATTTCACCAGAGGCGCGTGGGGACCGCTTTTTTGCAGTCATCCGCAATGCTGCCCTCATGGGCTATTTCTGTATTGACCAAGATGGCGAGACAGTTGACATTCGTTTGGGCATGAAACCTTCTTTGACAGGTCAGGGAAATGGCAGAGCTTTCTACCAGGCTATTGAAGACTATTTAGTAGAGCATGTTCAGCCAGCTAGTATCAAACTGACAGTTGCTAGCTCTCATCAAGTTGCCCAAAAACTCTTTCATGCTCTTGGTTTTACAGAAATAGAAAAGCAAGCAGAATATATCAAAATGGAAAAGAAACTCGTATGCGATTAG
- a CDS encoding MFS transporter, which yields MKRILEKASLLALSTMLVSTFAVSPAIPQMIEYFAQQGIAAAQVENLITVTSFAIMVTLLANGLVVRFLSERNIIIAGLLLMAIGGALPMFLTAYPLILLARILLGLGIGLINARAINIIGNFFTGQERVQMMGLRGSAEVLGSAGLTLLVGWLTQFGWQPAFLVYLFALVILALFLIFVPKEELLSRMEVKVEENAPKVKLDKTMWMMGIYLAFLAFFVINVNTFLTIRIPQIVLAKGIGTAQQASLILSLMQVMGIVAGTVFSSLVGRLKGWLLAVSYVVFGLAVVGIAFADNLWVLGLGGMVSGFFYSIILTIVFSQVTDRAPKALLNAVMTIVLMGCNIGGATSAILPTYLEKLNPTPTGAFGIYAIGCALISAGLIYKQLKKWE from the coding sequence ATGAAAAGAATTTTAGAAAAAGCCAGTTTGCTGGCCCTATCCACCATGCTGGTTTCGACATTTGCTGTCTCGCCAGCTATTCCACAGATGATTGAGTATTTTGCCCAGCAGGGAATTGCAGCGGCCCAGGTGGAAAACTTAATTACGGTGACCTCTTTTGCTATTATGGTTACTCTATTGGCAAACGGTCTAGTTGTCCGTTTCTTGTCTGAACGAAACATTATCATTGCAGGGCTTTTGCTTATGGCCATCGGCGGAGCTTTGCCCATGTTTCTAACTGCTTATCCTCTGATTTTATTGGCTCGCATCTTGCTTGGTTTGGGGATTGGCCTAATCAATGCGCGTGCTATTAATATCATCGGTAATTTTTTCACCGGTCAGGAGCGGGTGCAGATGATGGGCTTGCGTGGTTCAGCAGAGGTTTTGGGAAGTGCAGGGCTTACCCTACTTGTCGGTTGGTTGACCCAGTTTGGTTGGCAACCTGCCTTCTTGGTCTACCTTTTTGCCTTGGTCATCTTGGCTCTCTTCCTTATTTTCGTACCCAAGGAGGAATTGCTGTCTCGCATGGAGGTAAAGGTTGAGGAGAACGCGCCCAAGGTCAAACTGGACAAGACCATGTGGATGATGGGCATTTATCTGGCATTCTTAGCCTTCTTTGTTATCAATGTCAATACCTTCCTGACCATTCGTATTCCTCAGATTGTTTTAGCCAAGGGCATCGGTACTGCTCAGCAAGCCAGTCTCATTCTAAGTCTTATGCAGGTCATGGGGATTGTGGCAGGGACGGTCTTTAGTAGCTTGGTTGGTCGTTTGAAGGGCTGGCTTTTAGCTGTTTCCTACGTGGTCTTTGGACTCGCGGTTGTCGGCATTGCCTTTGCAGATAATCTCTGGGTGCTGGGACTCGGTGGCATGGTGTCAGGATTTTTCTACAGCATCATTCTAACCATTGTCTTTAGTCAGGTAACAGACCGTGCACCCAAGGCCTTGCTCAATGCGGTCATGACAATCGTCCTTATGGGCTGCAATATCGGCGGTGCGACATCTGCTATCTTGCCGACTTATCTGGAAAAACTCAACCCAACCCCAACAGGTGCCTTTGGTATTTACGCCATCGGCTGTGCCTTGATAAGCGCAGGCTTGATTTATAAACAACTGAAGAAGTGGGAGTGA
- the def gene encoding peptide deformylase produces MSVIERLTKAAHLIDMDDIIREGHPTLRQVAEEVAFPLSDQEIILGEKMMQFLKHSQDPVMAEKMKLRGGVGLAAPQIDVSKRIIAVLVPNPEDEEGNPPAQAYSLQEVLYNPKIVAHSVQEAAMEGGEGCLSVDREVQGYVVRHARVTVDYMDKNGEKHRIKLKGFNAIVVQHEIDHLNGVMFYDRIDPEHPFAVKEGMLVIE; encoded by the coding sequence ATGTCTGTTATTGAACGATTGACAAAAGCTGCCCATTTGATTGACATGGATGACATCATCCGTGAAGGGCATCCAACCCTACGCCAAGTTGCCGAAGAAGTTGCATTTCCACTATCTGATCAGGAAATTATTTTAGGCGAAAAAATGATGCAGTTCCTCAAACATTCGCAGGATCCTGTCATGGCTGAAAAAATGAAACTCCGTGGCGGAGTTGGTCTAGCTGCACCTCAGATTGACGTTTCCAAACGCATCATTGCTGTCTTAGTCCCAAACCCAGAGGACGAGGAAGGAAATCCACCTGCCCAAGCCTACTCTCTGCAAGAAGTATTGTACAATCCTAAAATCGTGGCACATTCTGTCCAAGAAGCTGCTATGGAAGGGGGCGAGGGCTGCCTATCCGTTGACCGCGAAGTCCAAGGCTACGTAGTCCGCCATGCGCGCGTGACTGTTGATTACATGGACAAAAACGGAGAAAAACACCGTATCAAACTCAAAGGCTTTAATGCCATCGTGGTCCAACACGAAATCGACCACCTCAACGGTGTCATGTTCTACGACCGCATTGACCCAGAACACCCATTTGCCGTTAAAGAAGGCATGTTGGTAATTGAATAA
- a CDS encoding L-threonylcarbamoyladenylate synthase, whose translation MTKQIHWDGGLSQEGFDIIKGEGGVIVCPTKVGYIIMTADKAGLERKFDAKERKRNKPGVVLCGSMEELRELAQLTPEIDAFYQKHWDEDILLGCILPWKPEAYAKLQAYGDGREELMTDVRGTSCFVIKFGVAGEQIAKEMWEKEGRMVYASSANPSGKGNRGKVEGIGERIASKVDLIIEADDYVTSIQPDKTIETRYEQGVMVSMVDKDGKLIPEQSADSRSISPCPVVIRKGLDIDKIMMHLSDHFNSWDYRQGEYY comes from the coding sequence ATGACGAAACAAATTCACTGGGATGGCGGACTTTCACAAGAAGGTTTTGACATTATCAAGGGTGAGGGAGGCGTGATTGTCTGCCCGACCAAGGTTGGTTACATCATCATGACTGCTGACAAGGCTGGCTTGGAGCGTAAGTTTGATGCTAAGGAGCGCAAGCGGAATAAGCCAGGCGTTGTCCTTTGTGGTAGCATGGAGGAGCTTCGTGAGTTGGCACAGTTGACTCCTGAGATTGATGCCTTCTACCAAAAACATTGGGATGAGGACATTTTGTTGGGTTGTATCCTGCCGTGGAAACCAGAGGCTTATGCTAAGTTGCAGGCTTATGGCGATGGTCGTGAAGAGTTGATGACCGACGTTCGTGGTACTTCTTGCTTTGTTATCAAGTTTGGTGTAGCAGGCGAGCAGATTGCTAAGGAAATGTGGGAAAAAGAAGGCCGTATGGTCTATGCGTCATCTGCTAACCCGTCAGGTAAGGGAAATCGTGGCAAGGTAGAAGGTATCGGTGAGCGTATCGCTTCTAAAGTGGACTTGATTATCGAGGCGGATGATTATGTGACATCTATCCAGCCAGACAAGACCATTGAAACCCGCTATGAGCAAGGGGTTATGGTGTCTATGGTAGACAAAGATGGTAAACTCATTCCAGAACAAAGCGCGGATAGCCGTTCTATCAGCCCATGTCCAGTTGTCATCCGTAAGGGTCTGGACATTGATAAAATCATGATGCACTTGTCTGACCATTTCAACTCTTGGGACTACAGACAAGGGGAATATTACTAA
- the leuD gene encoding 3-isopropylmalate dehydratase small subunit, whose amino-acid sequence MHQFTTWTGTTVPLMNDNIDTDQLLPKQFLKLIDKKGFGKYLLYAWRYLDDNYTDNPDFILNQPEYQGASILISGDNFGAGSSREHAAWALADYGFKVIIAGSFGDIHYNNDLNNGILPIIQPKEVRDQLAQLGPDQEITVDLADQLIRTPFGECPFDIEQDWKHKLLNGLDDIGITLQYQDLIAEYEDNRPSYWQN is encoded by the coding sequence ATGCACCAATTTACCACATGGACAGGGACAACCGTTCCACTCATGAATGATAATATTGATACCGACCAGCTCCTGCCCAAGCAGTTTCTCAAGCTGATTGACAAAAAGGGCTTTGGCAAGTATTTGCTATATGCTTGGCGGTACTTGGATGATAACTACACGGACAATCCTGATTTCATTCTCAATCAGCCTGAGTATCAAGGCGCTAGTATCCTCATATCTGGGGATAACTTCGGAGCAGGTTCTTCTAGGGAACACGCTGCTTGGGCTCTGGCAGATTATGGCTTCAAGGTCATCATTGCAGGCTCCTTTGGAGATATTCATTACAACAATGACTTGAACAATGGGATTCTGCCCATTATCCAGCCCAAAGAAGTCAGGGACCAACTAGCTCAGCTGGGTCCTGACCAAGAAATCACGGTTGACTTGGCAGATCAGTTGATACGGACGCCTTTTGGGGAATGCCCATTTGACATCGAACAGGACTGGAAACACAAGTTGCTCAATGGCTTGGATGATATTGGTATTACCTTACAGTATCAGGATTTGATTGCTGAGTATGAGGATAATCGCCCAAGCTACTGGCAAAACTAA
- the leuC gene encoding 3-isopropylmalate dehydratase large subunit yields the protein MSGKSIFDKLWDRHVITGQEGQPQLLYVDQHYIHEVTSPQAFQGLRDTGRSVRRPDLTFATFDHNVPTVDIHNIRDVISKAQMDALAKNIEDFGIPHAAHGSEHQGIVHMVGPETGRTQPGKFIVCGDSHTATHGAFGAIAFGFGTSEVEHVLATQTIWQVKPKRLLVEFVGQAQRGVYAKDFILALIARYGVDCGLGHVVEFAGPVIDRLSMEERMTICNMSIEFGSKMGIMAPDQTTFDYLRGRECAPADFDAAVADWKELYSDADTVYDKHLVLDVSDLAPMVTWGTTPAMGVSFDETFPSIRDHNDERVYAYMDLAPGQKAADIPVGYVFLGSCTNARLSDLQLAARIVKGRKIAEQVTAIVVPGSRPVKRAAEKLGLDKVPAGVHCASTSNRNFEDRQGFGAKTHLCSPAMAATAALYGRFVDTRQLDILKAGV from the coding sequence ATGAGTGGCAAATCTATTTTTGATAAGCTCTGGGATCGCCATGTGATTACAGGGCAAGAAGGTCAGCCCCAGCTCCTCTATGTGGACCAGCACTACATTCATGAGGTGACCAGTCCCCAGGCCTTTCAAGGATTGAGGGATACAGGGCGATCTGTTCGGCGCCCAGACTTGACCTTTGCGACTTTTGACCACAACGTGCCAACCGTTGATATTCACAATATCCGTGATGTCATTTCCAAGGCTCAGATGGATGCCTTGGCTAAGAATATAGAAGATTTCGGCATTCCCCACGCAGCCCATGGTTCGGAACATCAGGGGATTGTCCACATGGTTGGACCAGAAACAGGCAGGACCCAGCCAGGTAAGTTCATTGTCTGCGGAGATAGCCATACAGCGACTCACGGAGCCTTTGGGGCTATTGCCTTTGGGTTTGGTACTTCTGAAGTGGAGCACGTTCTCGCTACCCAGACCATTTGGCAGGTCAAACCTAAGCGACTCCTAGTAGAGTTTGTCGGTCAGGCGCAAAGAGGTGTCTATGCCAAGGACTTTATCCTGGCTCTGATTGCCCGCTACGGCGTAGATTGTGGTTTGGGTCATGTGGTCGAGTTCGCAGGACCCGTCATCGACCGACTCAGCATGGAAGAGCGGATGACCATCTGCAATATGTCCATTGAGTTCGGCTCCAAAATGGGCATCATGGCTCCAGACCAGACCACCTTTGACTACCTGCGAGGTCGGGAGTGTGCACCAGCGGACTTCGATGCGGCGGTGGCAGACTGGAAGGAGCTCTACTCGGATGCGGACACCGTCTATGACAAGCACCTGGTCCTTGATGTGTCGGACTTGGCACCCATGGTGACTTGGGGGACCACTCCTGCTATGGGGGTTAGCTTTGACGAAACTTTCCCATCCATCCGTGACCACAACGACGAGCGGGTCTATGCTTACATGGACTTGGCTCCTGGGCAAAAGGCTGCGGACATTCCCGTTGGCTATGTCTTCCTAGGCTCCTGTACTAATGCTCGCCTCAGCGATTTGCAGCTGGCAGCTAGGATTGTTAAGGGGCGGAAAATAGCAGAGCAGGTTACGGCTATTGTCGTACCAGGCAGTCGCCCTGTCAAGCGTGCTGCAGAAAAGTTAGGTCTAGACAAGGTCCCTGCGGGTGTCCACTGCGCCTCTACAAGTAATCGAAACTTTGAAGACCGACAGGGCTTTGGGGCCAAGACCCACTTGTGTAGTCCTGCTATGGCTGCCACAGCTGCGCTTTATGGACGTTTTGTCGACACCAGACAGCTAGACATTCTCAAGGCGGGAGTCTAA
- the leuB gene encoding 3-isopropylmalate dehydrogenase: protein MTKKIVALAGDGIGPEIMEAGLAVLEAVAGQVGFDYEIEERAFGGAGIDASGHPLPKETLQACRKADAILLAAIGSPQYDDAAVRPEQGLLQLRKELGLFANIRPVKIFDSLKDYSPLKVDRLDGVDLVMVRELTGGIYFGEHILGTDQASDSNTYQAEEIERVVRSAFDLAQKRRKKVTSIDKQNVLATSKLWRKVADEVAKDYPDVVLEHQLVDSAAMLLITNPSRFDVLVTENLFGDILSDEASVLTGTLGVLPSASHAVAGPSLYEPIHGSAPDIAGQGIANPVSMILSVAMMLEESFDLVQAGQTIRQAVEAVFAEGIFTKDLGGSASTKEMTAAIIAQIGGG from the coding sequence ATGACGAAAAAAATTGTAGCCTTGGCTGGTGATGGAATCGGTCCTGAAATCATGGAGGCTGGCCTAGCAGTCCTCGAGGCTGTGGCTGGGCAAGTAGGATTTGATTATGAGATTGAGGAGAGAGCCTTTGGTGGCGCTGGGATTGATGCGAGCGGGCACCCTCTACCTAAGGAAACCTTACAAGCCTGCCGTAAGGCGGATGCGATTTTGTTAGCAGCTATCGGTAGCCCTCAATATGATGATGCCGCTGTCCGTCCAGAACAAGGTCTTCTTCAACTTCGTAAGGAATTAGGTCTCTTTGCCAATATCCGTCCGGTGAAAATTTTTGATAGCCTGAAAGACTATTCTCCTCTGAAGGTCGACCGGCTGGACGGTGTGGATTTGGTCATGGTAAGGGAGCTGACAGGCGGGATTTATTTTGGAGAGCATATCCTTGGAACTGACCAAGCCAGCGATAGCAATACCTATCAAGCTGAGGAAATCGAACGGGTTGTCCGCTCTGCCTTTGACCTAGCCCAAAAAAGACGAAAAAAAGTCACCAGTATTGATAAGCAAAATGTGCTAGCAACGTCAAAATTATGGCGTAAGGTGGCGGATGAGGTAGCGAAGGACTACCCAGATGTGGTCTTGGAGCACCAGTTGGTGGATAGCGCAGCCATGCTTTTGATTACCAATCCTAGTCGGTTTGATGTCTTGGTGACGGAAAATCTCTTTGGTGATATTTTGTCGGATGAGGCCAGCGTATTAACAGGAACGCTAGGGGTTCTGCCTTCTGCTAGTCATGCGGTGGCGGGTCCCAGTCTCTACGAACCTATCCATGGTTCGGCTCCTGATATTGCAGGTCAGGGCATTGCCAATCCTGTCAGTATGATTCTATCTGTTGCCATGATGCTGGAAGAAAGTTTTGATTTGGTCCAAGCAGGTCAGACCATTCGCCAGGCAGTTGAAGCAGTCTTTGCAGAGGGCATTTTTACCAAGGATCTAGGTGGTAGCGCATCTACCAAAGAAATGACAGCGGCCATTATTGCCCAAATTGGAGGTGGGTAA
- a CDS encoding 2-isopropylmalate synthase — protein sequence MRVIEFLDTTLRDGEQTPGVNFSIKEKVTIAKQLEKWGISAIEAGFPAASPDSFEAVRQIAAAMTKTAVTGLARSVKSDIDACYEALKDAKYPQIHVFIATSPIHREFKLQKTKEEILAQITEHVSYARERFEVVEFSPEDATRTELDYLLEVVQTAVDAGATYINIPDTVGFTTPQHYGEIFRYLTTNVKSDREIIFSPHCHNDLGMAVANTLSAIKNGAGRVEGTINGIGERAGNAALEEVAVALEIRKDFYDVTSPIVLKETLNTSELVSRFSGIAIPRNKAVVGGNAFSHESGIHQDGVLKNPSTYEIITPELVGVKKNSLPLGKLSGRHAFVEKLKELDLYFEEGDVASLFARFKNLADKKEKITDADIRALVAGTEISNRDGFQFKDLRLDSQSDGSIQAQVIFINQDEEEVVVSESGKGSVEAVFNAIDQFFHQEISLERYHIDAITDGIDAQARVLVAVENKATETVFNASGIDFDVVKASAIAYIHANVMVQKENSGQIDKKLSEKELPHI from the coding sequence ATGCGTGTGATTGAATTTTTAGATACGACTTTACGAGATGGTGAACAGACGCCAGGTGTGAATTTTTCTATCAAGGAAAAAGTGACCATCGCCAAGCAGTTGGAAAAATGGGGGATTTCTGCTATTGAAGCGGGTTTTCCTGCGGCCAGTCCTGATTCGTTTGAAGCGGTTCGTCAGATTGCGGCAGCGATGACCAAGACGGCTGTGACAGGTTTGGCACGGTCAGTAAAATCAGACATTGATGCTTGTTATGAGGCTCTGAAAGATGCCAAGTATCCGCAGATTCATGTTTTCATTGCGACTAGCCCCATTCACCGTGAATTTAAACTTCAAAAGACCAAAGAAGAAATTTTGGCGCAAATCACTGAACATGTCAGCTATGCACGTGAGCGTTTTGAGGTAGTGGAGTTCTCACCAGAGGATGCGACGCGGACGGAGTTGGATTATTTGCTAGAAGTTGTGCAGACAGCGGTAGATGCGGGTGCGACCTACATCAACATTCCAGATACAGTCGGCTTTACGACTCCTCAGCACTACGGAGAAATTTTCCGTTACTTGACAACAAACGTCAAATCGGACCGTGAGATTATTTTCAGTCCACATTGCCACAATGACCTAGGAATGGCTGTTGCCAATACCCTTTCAGCTATTAAAAACGGTGCCGGTCGTGTCGAGGGAACTATCAACGGTATCGGTGAGCGAGCAGGAAATGCGGCCCTTGAAGAAGTAGCTGTTGCCCTTGAAATTCGGAAAGATTTCTATGATGTGACCAGTCCGATTGTTCTAAAGGAAACGCTCAATACTTCGGAATTAGTATCTCGTTTTTCTGGGATTGCCATTCCACGCAATAAGGCGGTTGTCGGTGGCAATGCCTTCTCTCACGAGTCAGGAATTCACCAAGATGGTGTCTTGAAAAATCCATCGACCTATGAAATCATTACACCTGAGTTGGTAGGGGTCAAGAAAAATTCTCTGCCACTGGGTAAACTATCTGGTCGCCATGCCTTTGTAGAAAAGCTGAAAGAACTAGACCTGTATTTTGAAGAAGGAGACGTTGCTAGCTTGTTTGCTCGTTTCAAAAACCTGGCAGACAAGAAGGAAAAAATCACGGACGCTGATATTCGAGCTCTAGTAGCTGGGACAGAAATCAGCAATCGTGATGGCTTCCAATTTAAAGATTTGCGTTTGGATAGTCAGTCTGACGGAAGTATTCAGGCTCAGGTCATCTTCATCAATCAGGATGAGGAAGAAGTGGTTGTTTCGGAGTCAGGCAAGGGTTCTGTTGAGGCTGTCTTTAATGCTATTGACCAATTCTTCCACCAAGAGATTAGCTTGGAACGCTACCATATTGACGCCATCACCGATGGAATTGATGCCCAGGCGCGTGTGCTTGTCGCCGTAGAAAACAAGGCAACGGAAACGGTCTTTAATGCCTCTGGTATTGACTTTGACGTGGTGAAGGCTTCTGCCATTGCCTATATTCATGCCAATGTCATGGTACAGAAAGAAAATAGCGGACAGATTGATAAGAAACTATCTGAGAAAGAGTTACCACACATCTAG
- a CDS encoding GlsB/YeaQ/YmgE family stress response membrane protein, with the protein MLSSIIAGAIIGLIAGALTSSDDRRGCLGNIILGLAGSWIGQLLFGDWGLQFAGMAVVPSVLGAILLVAIFSSSRRN; encoded by the coding sequence ATGTTATCAAGTATAATCGCTGGAGCCATTATTGGCTTGATTGCGGGGGCTTTGACCTCATCAGATGACCGTCGTGGTTGTCTTGGAAATATCATCCTTGGACTTGCTGGTTCGTGGATTGGACAACTGCTCTTCGGTGATTGGGGACTACAGTTTGCTGGTATGGCTGTAGTGCCGTCTGTTCTAGGGGCTATTCTCTTAGTGGCGATTTTTAGCAGTTCTAGACGGAATTAA